In bacterium, the DNA window CGCGGGCGATCCCCCGCGATGCGCGCAGGAGAACTCCGTCCAGCCGGCGTTCGACGACGGCCAGGAAGGGAACGCCCGGCACGGGCGCGGGCAAGGCCGCGAGAGGCTGGCGGAAGAGGGACCTTCCGGCCTCCTGGAGCGCTTCCGCGAGCGTCGGCGATTCCCGGATCCGGTCGAGGACGTTCCCGTCGAAGATCCTTCCCCCCGGGAGAAGAAACCGGCGCCGGTTCGCGGGGACGATCCGGTCCTCGACCTCCTTCAGGACGGTCATGAGGTTCGTCGTGTCGGCGGTAAGGGAAACGAACCGGGAAAGGGCGTCCTCCCCGTCCGCCCCCGTGGAGGAGGGCCGGATCTGCCGGAGCCGGTTCTCCGCCTGTTCGATCCAGCATCGATCCAGGGCCGATTCGAGGACCGCGATGTCCCGGGGCTCGTGGTACTCCGGAAGGGCCCGGAGGAGGGGGCGGCCCCACGGCTCCCGCCAGGTGGCCATCAGCTCGGCGAGGGCGCGCGGGTCGGCCTGCCGGCACATCTCCTCGAGTGCCGCCTCGTCGTGGAGACCCGTGGGGACGAGGGAGGAGAGGATCTCCGCCGG includes these proteins:
- a CDS encoding V-type ATPase subunit, producing the protein MSDLYYLSARLRAMRAQLLSRGDYERILALPDAASIAADLRESPYGHYIESTGGEVPEAARIEEALRRNISQTLSRLLAVSSGDCSEAVRLVLGRWEVQAVKTVLRGLVSGASPAEILSSLVPTGLHDEAALEEMCRQADPRALAELMATWREPWGRPLLRALPEYHEPRDIAVLESALDRCWIEQAENRLRQIRPSSTGADGEDALSRFVSLTADTTNLMTVLKEVEDRIVPANRRRFLLPGGRIFDGNVLDRIRESPTLAEALQEAGRSLFRQPLAALPAPVPGVPFLAVVERRLDGVLLRASRGIAR